One Lycium barbarum isolate Lr01 chromosome 5, ASM1917538v2, whole genome shotgun sequence genomic window carries:
- the LOC132640486 gene encoding uncharacterized protein LOC132640486: MEDRKEKAAPWLSVPQFGDWDTKGAMPDYSMDFSKIRENRKYNKSRASLGNEEEFNSSTTSNVNKDNSPHNNDQNYHQKHSPTTRRSIFSYFNCCVKA, translated from the exons ATGGAAGATCGCAAAGAG AAGGCAGCACCATGGCTATCAGTGCCACAATTTGGGGACTGGGACACAAAAGGTGCCATGCCAGATTACTCCATGGATTTCTCAAAAATTAGAGAGAATAGGAAATATAACAAGTCAAGAGCCAGTCTTGGAAATGAGGAAGAATTCAATTCCTCAACTACAAGTAATGTGAATAAAGACAACTCACCTCACAATAATGATCAAAATTACCATCAAAAGCACTCTCCAACT ACAAGGAGGAGCATTTTCAGTTACTTCAACTGCTGTGTGAAAGCTTGA
- the LOC132642294 gene encoding monothiol glutaredoxin-S6-like, which yields MDMVMKLGAESPVVIFSKSTCCISHSIETLIRGFGANPTVYELDKVSNGKQMEKALVELLGCTSSVPAVFIGEEFVGGSNEIMSLNVRGRLKQLLLKANAIWI from the coding sequence ATGGATATGGTGATGAAGTTGGGAGCAGAAAGTCCAGTAGTAATTTTCAGCAAAAGCACTTGCTGCATTTCTCACAGCATCGAAACCCTAATTCGAGGTTTTGGAGCAAACCCTACAGTTTATGAGCTTGATAAAGTTTCAAATGGGAAGCAAATGGAGAAGGCATTAGTTGAATTACTAGGGTGTACATCAAGTGTTCCAGCAGTGTTCATTGGGGAAGAGTTTGTTGGTGGTTCTAATGAGATTATGAGTCTTAATGTTAGAGGCAGGCTCAAACAATTACTTCTAAAGGCTAATGCTATTTGGATATAG